One stretch of Natronoarchaeum philippinense DNA includes these proteins:
- a CDS encoding potassium channel family protein, which yields MKFVIVGYGRVGIRTARILREEGHEVIVVENDPDKIDRARDEGFETIEGDGAEDATFEGIDLSTVDAVGGLTGDLNVNFAACMIGKHHGCRTVLRIDEDYREDIYQKYADDVDEVIYPERLGAAGAKTALLGGDFNVLSDLTEKLQLSVFTIGDGSGAVGSRVSEVELPESARIYAHGRQHESLTIPLPGTTLESGDQVAVIVDAESVSDVKTALAG from the coding sequence ATGAAGTTTGTTATCGTGGGGTATGGTCGAGTCGGCATCCGGACCGCGCGCATCCTGCGCGAGGAGGGCCACGAGGTGATCGTCGTCGAGAACGATCCCGACAAGATCGACCGGGCGCGCGATGAAGGGTTCGAGACGATCGAGGGCGACGGCGCCGAAGACGCCACGTTCGAGGGGATCGACCTGTCGACGGTCGACGCCGTCGGCGGGCTGACGGGCGATCTCAACGTCAACTTCGCGGCCTGCATGATCGGCAAGCACCACGGCTGTCGGACCGTGCTGCGCATCGACGAGGACTACCGCGAGGACATCTACCAGAAGTACGCCGACGACGTGGACGAGGTGATCTACCCCGAGCGACTGGGCGCCGCGGGCGCGAAGACGGCGCTTTTGGGCGGGGACTTCAACGTCCTCTCGGATCTGACCGAGAAGCTCCAGCTCTCGGTGTTCACCATCGGCGACGGATCGGGCGCCGTCGGAAGCCGGGTGAGCGAGGTCGAGTTACCCGAGAGCGCTCGAATCTACGCCCACGGACGCCAACACGAGTCGCTGACGATCCCCCTGCCGGGAACGACGCTCGAATCGGGCGATCAGGTGGCCGTGATCGTCGACGCCGAGAGCGTCTCAGACGTGAAAACCGCGCTGGCTGGCTGA
- the gfo6 gene encoding D-xylose 1-dehydrogenase Gfo6, translated as MSGSPSEHAGAVGHHFAAFDRRDWHRPVDRGPLRFAVVGVGTFAKNRALPAISTVEQTETTVFVSNTVSESDPVAREYDIEAVVGYDEFHAGAATDDYDAVYVAAPNAFHREYAESAAKHGKHVLCEKPLATSVADARSMVDACEDAGVTLMTAYRLHVEPATRRTRELVQEGYIGRPVQVHSTFATKLLDGHDDDHWRLDPSIAGGGATIDLGVYPINAIRFLLDEDPVTVQGVTNAWGSAFDRVEEHAAFQLTFPSGVVASCSTTFDGQPDSHLQLVGTDGSISIDSPYGGDVPQEVTVECGDMRMEYTGAPVDDVCEEVAYFANHVLTGRRPGPDGRDGLTDLRVVEAVYDSAENGRRVELDADD; from the coding sequence ATGAGCGGAAGCCCCAGCGAACACGCCGGCGCGGTCGGTCATCACTTTGCTGCCTTCGACCGCCGCGACTGGCACCGTCCGGTCGATCGCGGGCCGCTCCGGTTCGCCGTCGTCGGCGTCGGAACGTTCGCCAAGAACCGGGCGCTGCCGGCGATCAGCACCGTCGAGCAGACCGAGACGACGGTGTTCGTGAGCAACACCGTCTCCGAATCCGACCCGGTCGCTCGGGAGTACGACATCGAGGCCGTCGTCGGATACGACGAGTTTCACGCCGGTGCGGCGACCGACGACTACGACGCCGTCTACGTGGCGGCGCCGAACGCCTTCCACCGCGAATACGCCGAGTCGGCCGCCAAGCACGGCAAGCACGTCCTCTGCGAGAAGCCGCTTGCGACCAGTGTCGCCGACGCCCGGTCGATGGTCGACGCCTGCGAGGACGCCGGCGTCACGCTGATGACCGCCTATCGACTCCACGTCGAACCGGCGACGCGTCGCACCCGCGAACTCGTGCAGGAGGGGTACATCGGGCGCCCGGTACAGGTCCACAGCACGTTCGCTACGAAGTTGCTCGACGGCCACGACGACGACCACTGGCGGCTTGACCCGTCGATCGCCGGCGGCGGCGCGACGATCGACCTCGGCGTCTATCCGATCAACGCGATCCGGTTTCTCCTCGACGAAGATCCGGTCACCGTGCAGGGCGTCACCAACGCTTGGGGGTCGGCGTTCGACCGCGTCGAGGAACACGCCGCGTTTCAGTTGACGTTTCCCTCCGGCGTCGTCGCCTCCTGTTCGACGACGTTCGACGGCCAGCCCGACAGCCACTTGCAGCTCGTCGGAACCGACGGTTCGATCTCGATCGACTCGCCCTACGGCGGCGACGTTCCACAGGAAGTCACCGTCGAATGTGGCGACATGCGCATGGAGTACACCGGCGCTCCGGTCGACGACGTTTGTGAAGAAGTCGCGTACTTCGCGAATCACGTGCTCACCGGTCGCCGTCCCGGTCCGGACGGTCGGGACGGTCTCACCGATCTTCGCGTCGTCGAGGCCGTCTACGACTCGGCCGAGAACGGCCGACGCGTCGAACTCGACGCCGACGACTAA
- a CDS encoding YihY/virulence factor BrkB family protein: protein MRQRLDAVPDDLRAIVMAARSEQITFLAAAVAYYAFVSLIPLSLLGLVIASVTGTAVESQVERLVEEFLTPDAQALLTEALTADAGRSGATLIGSVVLLWSGLRLFRGLDKAFAQVYGTTDSKTLVDEMRDAIVVAVAVVVGVVSMAVVGTVIERIPAGDIAPQIGFAVLVATLAVVFYPMYLLLPDADIGYEEALPGTLFAALGWVALGVGFQLYSASTGSVTAYGVLGGALLLVTWLYFGALVVMLGAVVNAVRSGRLDADDAAAMDYSPGYNPDEQDRNEMTASVGNAPSSDEVADALDADNAGSAGETANGPVTTGDPGDDHTGTDRQVQRGGARQPDTSEAMTGEDSSERPDDAGGSKTGPEGPETTDGGPEAGTNAPDETAGEPSDAPDDPTASERVRPGTAPASEVARLNSEIADLRSELDEFEDSVDERTVDRDEFESDLKRYVRRRVRRGHARGWGPYVVLLYGTAMTIAAFYTPYLEGGWAIFAMLVIWLSTLGLYVLMVLVGTGLSLLGVPGRLRNAIGSWRS, encoded by the coding sequence GTGCGACAGCGACTCGACGCCGTCCCCGACGACCTCCGCGCGATCGTGATGGCCGCCCGATCCGAGCAGATCACGTTTCTGGCGGCGGCGGTCGCCTACTACGCGTTCGTCTCGCTGATCCCGCTGTCGCTGCTCGGGCTGGTGATCGCCTCGGTGACGGGCACTGCCGTCGAATCACAGGTCGAGCGTCTCGTCGAGGAGTTCCTGACGCCCGACGCGCAGGCGTTGCTCACGGAGGCGCTGACGGCCGATGCCGGCCGGAGTGGTGCGACGCTGATCGGCTCCGTCGTGTTGCTCTGGAGCGGCCTGCGGCTGTTTCGCGGACTCGACAAGGCGTTCGCGCAGGTGTACGGCACCACCGACTCGAAGACGCTCGTCGACGAGATGCGAGACGCCATCGTCGTCGCGGTGGCGGTCGTCGTCGGCGTCGTCTCGATGGCCGTCGTCGGCACGGTGATAGAACGAATACCGGCCGGCGACATCGCGCCCCAGATCGGTTTTGCGGTGCTCGTCGCCACGCTCGCTGTCGTGTTCTACCCGATGTACCTGCTCTTGCCCGACGCCGACATCGGGTACGAAGAGGCGTTGCCTGGGACGCTGTTCGCGGCGCTGGGGTGGGTCGCGCTCGGCGTGGGGTTCCAGTTGTACTCGGCCAGCACCGGCAGCGTGACCGCCTACGGCGTGCTCGGCGGGGCGTTGCTGCTGGTGACGTGGCTGTACTTCGGCGCGCTGGTCGTGATGCTCGGCGCGGTCGTCAACGCGGTGCGTTCCGGACGGCTCGACGCCGACGACGCCGCCGCGATGGATTACAGCCCGGGCTACAATCCCGACGAACAAGATCGAAACGAGATGACAGCGAGCGTCGGCAACGCCCCGAGTAGCGACGAGGTCGCCGACGCGCTCGACGCCGACAACGCGGGCAGCGCGGGCGAGACAGCCAACGGACCGGTCACAACCGGCGACCCCGGCGACGACCACACTGGGACAGACCGGCAAGTACAACGTGGTGGCGCTCGACAGCCTGACACATCTGAAGCGATGACTGGCGAGGACTCATCTGAGCGACCGGACGACGCCGGCGGGTCGAAGACCGGGCCCGAGGGCCCCGAAACCACGGACGGCGGCCCCGAGGCGGGGACTAACGCCCCGGACGAAACAGCGGGGGAGCCGTCCGACGCGCCGGACGACCCCACCGCGTCCGAGCGGGTCCGGCCCGGAACGGCGCCGGCCAGCGAAGTGGCGCGACTGAACAGCGAGATCGCCGATCTGCGCTCGGAGCTCGACGAGTTCGAGGACAGCGTCGACGAGCGGACCGTCGACCGCGACGAGTTCGAGAGCGACCTCAAGCGCTACGTCCGCCGGCGCGTCCGGCGGGGCCACGCGCGGGGCTGGGGGCCCTACGTGGTGTTGCTGTACGGCACCGCCATGACGATCGCGGCGTTCTACACGCCGTATCTCGAAGGCGGCTGGGCGATCTTTGCGATGCTCGTGATCTGGCTGTCGACGCTGGGGCTGTACGTCCTGATGGTGCTCGTCGGGACCGGCCTCTCGCTGCTCGGCGTCCCCGGTCGCCTCAGAAACGCGATCGGCTCGTGGCGCTCCTGA
- a CDS encoding tRNA (guanine(26)-N(2))-dimethyltransferase — protein sequence MQIREGAVEIEVPEQETEGIDDAVFFNPVQELNRDLTVAALRAYREREERAASYLDAMAASGARGVRAAVDGWDVTLCDLDADAVSLCERNLERNGVEGEAVQRDANALMHESVFDVIDIDPFGTPMPFADAALSNARDLVCVTATDTAPLCGAHFDSGVRKYSAIPRNTEYHAEMGVRVLVSALVRTAARYDVGATPILSHATNHYARTYLELDHSATDANEAVDQLGHVHHCEDCLHREHESGLIAHPPETCPNCGGNRVLTAGPIWLGQLTDSEFAAATREQVSEDMGTADNCRDLLTTLEAELDVPTHYDQHKLCKQWTRSAVSMDDFLEQLREAGYEATRAHYGGTTFKTDATVAEIEAATGE from the coding sequence ATGCAGATTCGGGAGGGCGCAGTCGAGATCGAGGTGCCCGAACAGGAGACCGAGGGCATCGACGACGCGGTGTTTTTCAACCCCGTGCAGGAGCTCAACCGCGACCTGACCGTCGCCGCGTTGCGGGCCTACCGCGAGCGCGAGGAGCGGGCGGCGTCGTATCTCGACGCCATGGCCGCCAGCGGCGCCCGCGGGGTCCGGGCCGCCGTCGACGGCTGGGACGTTACGCTCTGTGATCTCGACGCCGACGCCGTTTCTCTCTGTGAACGCAATCTCGAACGCAACGGCGTCGAGGGCGAGGCGGTCCAGCGCGACGCCAACGCACTGATGCACGAATCGGTGTTCGACGTGATCGACATCGACCCCTTCGGGACGCCGATGCCCTTCGCCGACGCCGCGCTCTCGAACGCGCGGGATCTCGTCTGTGTCACCGCGACCGACACGGCGCCGCTGTGTGGCGCGCACTTCGACAGCGGCGTCCGGAAGTACTCCGCGATTCCCCGAAACACCGAGTACCACGCCGAGATGGGCGTGCGCGTGCTCGTCTCCGCGCTGGTTCGGACGGCCGCCCGGTACGACGTGGGCGCGACGCCGATCCTCTCGCACGCGACCAACCACTACGCGCGGACTTACCTCGAACTCGACCACAGCGCGACCGACGCCAACGAGGCGGTCGACCAGTTGGGCCACGTCCACCACTGTGAGGACTGTCTCCACCGCGAGCACGAGTCGGGGCTGATAGCCCACCCGCCCGAGACGTGCCCGAACTGCGGCGGCAATCGCGTCCTGACGGCGGGACCGATCTGGCTGGGACAGCTGACCGACAGCGAGTTCGCCGCGGCGACCCGCGAACAGGTCAGCGAGGACATGGGCACCGCCGACAACTGTCGGGACCTGCTGACGACGCTGGAGGCCGAACTCGACGTGCCGACTCACTACGACCAGCACAAGCTCTGCAAGCAGTGGACGCGCTCGGCGGTCTCGATGGACGACTTTCTGGAGCAGTTACGCGAGGCCGGCTATGAAGCGACCCGCGCCCACTACGGCGGCACGACGTTCAAAACGGACGCAACGGTTGCCGAGATCGAGGCGGCGACCGGCGAGTGA
- a CDS encoding phosphatase PAP2 family protein, whose amino-acid sequence MSIAHTGIDLLGSLGVKTAQSVGADDVLSAGAERVRSAGVETAQSIGVETARAVGALSVDVEMVQSLLPDWSATAWLLATLLGEVWVLVIALTAAYWFTGRDEVGALFGVVLAALSVTLALKVWLAHPRPTAGPLAPAEAVPELLRPLYESETTDASPGFPSGHATGATVTWGALALVLEAGRRRHRLAAAGGVITLVCLSRVALGVHAPIDVVAGVLLGAACLAVAVPLVRRADDPLAPAFAVALLVSLLAVPIAGVGSEAASALGAAIGGVAARLGVSGDAAPFPATPTGAGVAAVALAAILAVGLSVGTLAGDPAEPVVSTALVGSGLLATPSLRG is encoded by the coding sequence ATGTCAATCGCTCACACCGGCATCGACCTGCTCGGAAGCCTCGGCGTCAAGACGGCTCAGTCCGTCGGCGCCGATGACGTGCTGTCGGCGGGCGCCGAGCGAGTGCGATCTGCCGGTGTCGAGACGGCCCAGTCGATCGGCGTCGAAACGGCCCGAGCAGTCGGCGCGCTGTCGGTCGATGTCGAAATGGTCCAGTCGCTACTGCCCGACTGGAGCGCGACGGCGTGGCTGCTTGCGACGCTGCTGGGCGAGGTCTGGGTGCTCGTCATCGCGCTGACGGCGGCGTACTGGTTCACCGGCCGGGACGAGGTCGGGGCGCTGTTCGGCGTCGTGCTCGCCGCGCTGTCGGTGACACTCGCTCTCAAGGTCTGGCTCGCACACCCGCGGCCGACCGCCGGACCGCTGGCGCCGGCTGAAGCCGTTCCGGAACTGTTGCGCCCGCTGTACGAGTCCGAGACCACAGACGCCTCGCCGGGATTCCCGAGCGGGCACGCGACCGGCGCGACAGTTACGTGGGGTGCGCTCGCGCTCGTTCTCGAGGCGGGACGCCGACGCCACCGCCTCGCGGCCGCCGGCGGCGTGATCACGCTGGTCTGTCTCTCGCGGGTTGCGCTGGGCGTCCACGCGCCGATCGACGTGGTCGCCGGCGTCCTGTTGGGCGCGGCGTGTCTGGCCGTCGCGGTCCCGCTGGTTCGCCGCGCCGACGATCCCCTCGCCCCGGCGTTCGCGGTCGCCCTACTCGTGAGCTTGCTCGCCGTCCCGATCGCCGGCGTCGGCAGCGAGGCCGCCAGCGCGCTGGGTGCCGCGATCGGCGGCGTCGCCGCCCGTCTCGGCGTCAGTGGCGATGCCGCTCCATTTCCTGCCACGCCGACCGGGGCGGGCGTCGCTGCGGTCGCACTGGCGGCGATTCTCGCGGTCGGGCTCAGCGTCGGAACGCTGGCCGGCGATCCGGCGGAACCTGTCGTCTCGACCGCGCTCGTCGGCTCTGGCCTGCTCGCTACGCCGTCGCTCCGCGGGTAG